The following nucleotide sequence is from Candidatus Jordarchaeales archaeon.
AACCCACTTAAGCTGCCTCCTTGGGGGGGTAAGGTGTACAAAAGGCAGGCAATTGCTTTTTTTATCATCCCACTGTTCTCTCTTAGACTGTTAGAGACTTTTTAAACGTTTTTACTGTGCTTGTTGAAGGAGTTCTGTTTTGAGTTTCAGTGGTAGCTTGTTAAGTTCGTTTAAGTAGATTGTTCTAACTTTATCTCCGAAGTGTTGTTTAAGTTCTGATGCCAGCTTTCTGTCACGTTCATCGGTAAAAATTATTAAAACAGAAGAGTGTTTTTCGATGATCCTTTTGATTAGCGGTAGTAATCGCTCAATGCATTTCTCCTTATCAGTTAGTGCTAGTTTAAACGGGCAATTTTCTATAAAACCATCCAATCCCAGCTTTGGATCTTTAAGTTCCACTAACAGTAAACCTGTCTCATTGCATATTCTCTCTATTAAATCGTGAGCGTATGACAAAATAACTTCATCTGTTTTTCCGGTTTTTGTTTCAAGGAAAAATACCGGGACATTTTTTCCGTCAAGTGCAGGTAAATGGACATGTTTAATGTAAAAAATGTTCTTTTCCAGTCGATTTAGTACCTCATGAGCAGTCTCCTTGGGTATTCCAAGAGACTGAGACACAACGTCTTCGGTAATGTATGCATGGTTCTCCATGAGTTGTATTATCTTGGCTTCGATATCTATAATTGATTCGTTTTCCAGTGTGAGAGAGGTATTCTGACATGTGATGCTGAAAGTTATTGTGGGGCAACCCTTTCTTGAAAGGGAGAAAAGTTTGCTTTTACGGTTGTCAACCACTTCAGCCTCTGTAATTATGGAGTTAAACTTCTGGAGTATCTGGAAGGGTAGGGTGCCTACCGTTGAAAAAATACTGAACGAAAAGTCTCTGAATATCTTGTCCATTACATGGCTTTCCGTTAGAAACGATGCTATCGATGAGGGCGCGATCATTATGAGGGCGTATTCATATCTAGGGCACAAGTCAAGAATCAAAGAGGTTAGAAATTCAATAGTAGTTGGCGAAAGACTTAGTGTCGAGCCACTTAAATCTAGGAAAATTCTTGATGAGGCAAACAGTTCTCCTAATGTAGGCCTATTTTTTTCGAAGAACTTAGATAGGATACCACTCTCTACATCTGAGAGAAACTCCTTTAACTTGTCCTTATGAAGAGCGCTTTCAGACAAGGAATAGACTACTTCTGAAATGAAAGAGACAATATCTCTGTGGCGTGATGACCTTAGAATCGTTTGGATCATGTCATTCTTTTCAATTGAAACGTTTAACGTTTTTGCTAACTGTTCTAGGAGATGCGTGAAGTAGTCATGCATAGGAGTGTTGGATTGAGGCGCTAGGGAGAAAGAAGTAAAGCTATCTTTTTCTGATAGAAGTAATCCTCCTCCCAGCATATTCCTCAACTGCAATGCAAGTCCTGAGAAGTCAACAATTAACAGCTTGTGTGACAACTGAGACACTATCTTTCCGAGAAGAGTAACAATAGAACTTTTATGTTTCGCGAGAATCAAAAGAGGGTTGAGTGTTTTTTCGTCAACTTTAAGGTCAACTGTTCGGTCGTTAATAAGCACTTTTCCTAAGTTAATCATAGAAGCAGTAGTTGAAGTGTGGGAGTTTAGTAATTGATTATCCGCAAGAGCAGCATAGAACGCACTTATATCTTCTAGGAGGGAATACTTGTTTGAAACGCTGAGACGGCAAATGATTTTAGAAAGATTTCTCGCCACCACTTTGCTGCTTACAAAGGATGGTTCACTGAGGAAACATGATACTAGAGCACTAAAAGCGCCCACAGCATTCTTTAAAGATGAAAGATTCCTGCTCAGGAGCACGATGTAGGGCGACGTTTCCAATGCAAAGTTGCCTGACTCAGCTGCCTTTGGGTAGTGAGAAGCTCGTTTGAGTTTTAATGGAAAAATTAAGTAGACGTCTACATCGAAGTTTTTTGAAAGAGATTCAAGACGTTCAACTAAATTGCATATTGTTTGGTATGAAACCGGTGTAAAAGTGATCAAGGATACATAAAGTGGGGAATCATTGTCCTGTATGCAAAGGATGTTCTTTTCGATATTAGCAGTTCTTATAGTTTTTTTGTTTCCAGAGATTGAGAGGAGAACATCATTTAGTGAAGAACCCTGCAATGCCTGTGCGCGGCTTAATGGAGGAATGAGGTCTGGCGAGGGACAGTAGAGATACATGAACTTGTGTCGTTTTCCTTTACTTATCACTAATTCAAGGGATATCTCTACGCCATTTACTTTCAAAAAATCCTCCAGATGCTTATTGAAAAATTCAGATGGAAGTATTACTCCCACCTTAACAAGTTTCCTGCCTTTCACTACACAAAAATTATTTTTCTTCATAACGATGCAAAGACAATTTCCAACTAAACGGAGGTATAAAGTAACAGATATGAGAAGAAGTAGTAATGAAGCCATAAGCGTAAGTGAAAACAATGTCCTCCACCTTTGCATTAAATCTTTCGCAAGTCTAATTAGTTATAGTCAAAAAGCAATTTAAACCGCACATTTGAGTTAAAATAAGCGAATTGTAAAAAAGGAAGTGGAAAAGTGAGTGAAGTAGAAATTGAGCTTAAAGGCCACATAATCGACTCGCTCATTCTACCTAAAGTTTTTGCAACAATATATGATTTAGATGGTGAGTTCGAAATTCTAGAGTTCAGAATTGGAAGAACGAAAAACGAACATTCGTACGCCAGAATTCTCATTAAAGGAAAAAATGAAGAACACCTTAACATTATTTTGAAAGAGGTGCAAAAAATCGGTGCAGTTCTTGTTAAAGAAATAGAAGATGTTAAACTAGCACCCGCACCAAGCGATGGAGTGCTCCCAGATAATTTTTATTCAACAACAAGTAATCCAACCTATATTCGCCTAGGAGGAAAATGGGTTGAGTGTCAGGACATAGAGATGGACAAAGTTATTGTCGTGAAAGATGGAGTGCCTGTATGCATTCCCATGAGGAAAGTTAAGAAAGGAGACTTGGTGGTGCTAAACGGGTCAGGGATAAAGGTGGTGCCTCCTGAAAGATCTAGAAAAAAGGAGATATTTAGATTCATGAGCAGTGATGTCTCCTCTGAGAAGCCAACAATAACCCTAGTCAAGATGTTGGCGAGGGAAATGTACCTCATGAAGAAAGTAAGAAAAGAAAAGATAGTCGTAGTGGCTGGTCCAGCTGTAGTTCATTCCGGTGCTTCAAATGCACTAGCTAAGCTTATAAGAATGGGATACGTTGATGCGCTACTTTCGGGAAACGCGCTAGCTGTGCACGACATTGAAAAAAGCCTTTATGGTACATCTTTAGGAGTGAATATTGAAACGCTTGAAAGTTATGAAGGAGGGCACAGGCACCACTTAATGGCCATAAATGAAGTCAGGAAGCATGGTTCAATAAAGAACCTCGTAGAAGCCGGAGTGCTCAAGGAAGGAATAATGTACGAGTGCATAGTTAACAATGTACCATTTGTTCTCGCAGGCTCTATACGTGACGACGGACCCCTTCCTGAGGTTATAACAGATGTACTTGAGGCACAGGATGCTATGCGAAAATGCCTGAGAGGAACGAAACTAGTATTAATGCTGGCTACGATGCTTCACTCAATAGCTGTCGGTAACATGTTGCCTTCAACGGTAAAAGTAGTTTGTGTGGACATGAATCCTAGTACCGTGATAAAATTGACAGACAGGGGGACATATGCGCTAGGTATAGTGAGTGACGTGGGAACATTCCTCCCGCGATTAGTTCAAGAACTAGAAAACATAGAGAAAGAGGTGAGCACAGAAAAATTTACAAGTCAAACCTTCTCGGAAAAGAAGGCAGGATGAGGGAGGGAGAAAAGTGGAGTACCTAGTCGCCATAGATGCAGGAACAATTGGTTGCAGAACAATAGTTTTTGATGAAAACGGAAGAGAGATTGGTAGAGCATATGAGGAGTACCCCAGTTTATACCCATACCCAACATGGGTTGAGCAAAGACCTGACGATTGGTGGAGAGCTGTATGCAACACAGTAAAGGGAGCGATATCTAGAGCCAAAATAAAAGCCGAGGAAATAGCTGGAATAAGTGTAACTAACCAAAGAGAGACCATTGTTCCAGTAGACGAGAACGGGAAGCCGTTAAGGAACGCGATAGTTTGGCAGGACAGAAGAACGATTGAGGAGTGCAGGAAAATAAAGGAAGTCCTTGGAAGCGAAAAAGTTTACGAAATAACAGGATTAACTGTCGATCCATATTTCTCAGCTCCGAAGATACTTTGGATAAAAGAGAACGAGAAAGAAATTTTCGATAAAACTTACAAGTTCATGCTGGTACACGATTACATTTTAATGAAACTGACTGGGGAGTTTGTCACAGACTGGTCTAATGCGTCAAGGACCATGCTTTTCAACATAAAGGAATTTAAGTGGTCCAGAGAAATTTGCGACGCTCTAGAGATACCGCTAGAAAAACTTCCAAGAGCAGAAGCACCTGCAAAGAAAATAGGGGAAGTAACTAGAGAGGCGAGTGAGGCAACCGGGCTGGCTGTAGGGACCCCTGTTGTTACGGGAGGGGGAGACCAGCAGTGTGGTGCTGTAGGCATAGGAGTCGTGAGGGAAGGAAGAGTAAAAGCTACAACTGGAACTGGAACCTTCATTTTGGCGTATTCTGGTAAGCCTGTTTTAGATAAGAAAATGAGGGTGCTCTGTAGCTGCCATGCAGATCCCGGCAAATGGGTAGTTGAGGCAAGTATTTTCACTACAGGGTCAATATACAGGTGGTTTAGAGACCAGCTTGGACATGTTGAAAAAGTCGTAGCGGAAATACTCGGCGAAGACCCGTATAACATTCTTAACAAGGAGGCTGAGGCAGTGCCACCCGGCTCTGGGGGAATACTTGTTCTCCCGCACTTCATAGGAGCCGGAGCGCCATACTGGAATCCGAACTCGAGAGGGGTAATATTCGGCCTAGCGTTAGGACACACAAGAAAACACTTGATAAGAGCACTAATGGAGGGAGTGTGCTTCGAAATAAGAAAAAACATCGAAGTGATGAGGGAAGTAGGAATCTCTATTAACGAAATGAGGATTACTGGAGGGGCCACACGAAGCGACCTCTGGAACCAAATTCAAGCAGACATTTATAACTTACCAATTGTAATAGGGGCCGTTGAGGAGGCTACAGCACTTGGAGCAGCAATATTGGCAGGAGTTGGAGTAGGAGTGTATAAGTCGATTTCTGAAGCGGCAGAGAGAGCAGTTAAAATAAAGGAGGTTAAAAAACCCGATGCAACAAAGCGAAAGGTATACGATAGCTTATATAGCTTGCATGTAGAACTATACGAAGCATTAAACAGTAGAGGACTCTTCGAAAAACTAGCTAAAGTAGCTGAGCTGATGTAAAATGAAAGTAGAAGTAGCAATAGTGGGGGGAGGGGTCACTGGGCTCGGGATTGCGAGAGATCTTGCTTTACGGGGGGTGAGTGTAGCTCTCTTCGAAAAGGGGGATTTGGCCTCCGGAACTAGTGGAAGGTCACATGGACTACTTCACAGTGGAGCAAGGTATGCGGTGAAAGACCCTGTATCTGCTAGAGAATGCGCACAAGAAAACAAGGTTCTGAAAAAAGTAGCAAAACATGTGATAGAAGATACTGGAGGGATGTTCGTTGCTATTGAAAAGAAAGACCTAGAGTACGAAAAAGCATTCTTAGATGGCTGCAAGAAAGCAGGGGTGCATGTTGAGGAGCTTAGCGTTAAAGAGAGCTTAGAAAGAGAGCCTTTTTTAAACCCGAACTTGCTTGCGTCGTACTTGGTAGAAGACGCTGCAATTGATCCGTTTAGACTTGCACTCGCAAACTTCCTTGATGCGAAAAACAATAACGCTCAGATATACACTTATACTCCAGTTAGGCTTCTAAGGGAGGGAGAGGAGGTTACTGGAGTAAGAATCCTCACCACGGGAGAAATCGTACATGCGGATATAACAGTTAACGCCACGGGGGCTTGGGCTGGGAAAGTGTGTATGCAGGCAGGCATTAAACTTGATGTCAAGCCGAACAAGGGGACGCTTGTTGTCGTTAATAAGAGATTAGTGAACACAGTTTTGAACAGATTAAGGCCTCCATCGGATGGTGACATCATAGTTCCTCACCAGTCAACAATGGTTT
It contains:
- a CDS encoding TIGR00300 family protein gives rise to the protein MSEVEIELKGHIIDSLILPKVFATIYDLDGEFEILEFRIGRTKNEHSYARILIKGKNEEHLNIILKEVQKIGAVLVKEIEDVKLAPAPSDGVLPDNFYSTTSNPTYIRLGGKWVECQDIEMDKVIVVKDGVPVCIPMRKVKKGDLVVLNGSGIKVVPPERSRKKEIFRFMSSDVSSEKPTITLVKMLAREMYLMKKVRKEKIVVVAGPAVVHSGASNALAKLIRMGYVDALLSGNALAVHDIEKSLYGTSLGVNIETLESYEGGHRHHLMAINEVRKHGSIKNLVEAGVLKEGIMYECIVNNVPFVLAGSIRDDGPLPEVITDVLEAQDAMRKCLRGTKLVLMLATMLHSIAVGNMLPSTVKVVCVDMNPSTVIKLTDRGTYALGIVSDVGTFLPRLVQELENIEKEVSTEKFTSQTFSEKKAG
- the xylB gene encoding xylulokinase, whose protein sequence is MEYLVAIDAGTIGCRTIVFDENGREIGRAYEEYPSLYPYPTWVEQRPDDWWRAVCNTVKGAISRAKIKAEEIAGISVTNQRETIVPVDENGKPLRNAIVWQDRRTIEECRKIKEVLGSEKVYEITGLTVDPYFSAPKILWIKENEKEIFDKTYKFMLVHDYILMKLTGEFVTDWSNASRTMLFNIKEFKWSREICDALEIPLEKLPRAEAPAKKIGEVTREASEATGLAVGTPVVTGGGDQQCGAVGIGVVREGRVKATTGTGTFILAYSGKPVLDKKMRVLCSCHADPGKWVVEASIFTTGSIYRWFRDQLGHVEKVVAEILGEDPYNILNKEAEAVPPGSGGILVLPHFIGAGAPYWNPNSRGVIFGLALGHTRKHLIRALMEGVCFEIRKNIEVMREVGISINEMRITGGATRSDLWNQIQADIYNLPIVIGAVEEATALGAAILAGVGVGVYKSISEAAERAVKIKEVKKPDATKRKVYDSLYSLHVELYEALNSRGLFEKLAKVAELM
- a CDS encoding FAD-dependent oxidoreductase — encoded protein: MKVEVAIVGGGVTGLGIARDLALRGVSVALFEKGDLASGTSGRSHGLLHSGARYAVKDPVSARECAQENKVLKKVAKHVIEDTGGMFVAIEKKDLEYEKAFLDGCKKAGVHVEELSVKESLEREPFLNPNLLASYLVEDAAIDPFRLALANFLDAKNNNAQIYTYTPVRLLREGEEVTGVRILTTGEIVHADITVNATGAWAGKVCMQAGIKLDVKPNKGTLVVVNKRLVNTVLNRLRPPSDGDIIVPHQSTMVLGTTSIYTRTPENVLPTKKEIALILKEGEKLVPLSRKLRVIRAFSGARPLLEGGSGREATRAFIIVDHEENDVGGLVTVTGGKLTTYRLMAEKTSDIVCSKLGVRASCRTDKEELPKVPIRDTIERYEVLEGELWKGGEVICECESVTRSEVERSFKVLAAKTIGDVKRRTRLGMGECQAQSCAYRVADLLVELFGFSASEALNMLKDFLKEQWKYGKILGGIQRAQVEFSKAMYRMVGGLE